The proteins below are encoded in one region of Aspergillus nidulans FGSC A4 chromosome III:
- a CDS encoding FAD-dependent oxidoreductase (transcript_id=CADANIAT00005420): MSLPDNILIVGGGVFGLSTALSLSKRHPNSKVTLLEASPTIPNPHGSSVDSSRIIRADYSNPTYAKLASEAVDLWRTTEWGHEGRYTQNGLLLVYPDGNSTAKDYTTKSYHNVKQLGENAQFLPTKADVLKAAPAYGETLQVAGGYVNWSSGWADAEAGVRFAKQKLDKEGKVRFVHGEVSRLLFSPIDNRTVTGVVLKDFKNTTMTADLVILATGAWTAGLVDLRGRAVSTGQAIAYMRISDEEQRRLEHMPTILNFATGIFIIPPRNNILKIARHAYGYHNPKAVPVPGATPTGETMHVSLPEKGVPIPLEGETAFRTALKQLLPSFADRPFLNTRICWYTDTPRGDFIITHHPSHPHLVLATGGSGHAYKFFPLIGEKVVDALEGKLAPELRALWDWPEAVDEAHFDGTEDGSRSGDKRLLLLDELAKGQKAKRESAL, from the exons ATGTCGCTCCCTGACAATATCCTGATCGTGGGAGGAGGGGTTTTTGGAT TATCCACGgcgctctctctctccaAGCGCCACCCCAACAGTAAAGTGACTCTCCTCGAAGCTTCGCCGACAATTCCCAATCCCCACGGCTCCTCCGTCGACAGCTCCCGCATCATACGAGCCGACTACTCCAATCCTACATATGCGAAACTCGCCTCCGAAGCCGTTGACCTCTGGCGTACTACCGAATGGGGCCATGAAGGTCGCTACACCCAGAacggcctgctgctggtctACCCTGACGGAAACTCCACGGCAAAAGACTACACCACCAAATCCTACCACAATGTCAAGCAGCTCGGTGAGAACGCGCAGTTTCTGCCTACAAAAGCAGATGTGCTTAAGGCGGCCCCGGCATACGGCGAGACACTCCAGGTCGCAGGCGGCTACGTGAACTGGAGCTCTGGCTGGGCGGACGCAGAGGCCGGAGTCCGCTTCGCGAAGCAgaagctcgacaaggagGGCAAAGTACGCTTCGTGCACGGCGAAGTCTCCcgtctcctcttctccccgaTTGATAACCGCACGGTCACAGGGGTTGTTCTCAAAGATTTTAAGAACACGACCATGACGGCCgacctcgtcatcctcgcaaCAGGCGCCTGGACAGCCGGGCTTGTCGACCTTCGGGGTCGCGCTGTCTCAACCGGCCAAGCAATCGCCTACATGCGCATCTCAGACGAGGAGCAACGCCGCCTCGAACACATGCCCACGATCCTCAATTTCGCAACGGGTATCTTCATCATTCCGCCGCGCAAcaacatcctcaagatcGCCCGACACGCCTACGGCTACCACAACCCCAAGGCAGTTCCCGTGCCCGGCGCGACACCAACAGGAGAAACAATGCACGTCAGCTTGCCGGAGAAGGGCGTCCCCATCCCGCTGGAGGGGGAGACGGCCTTCCGCACAGCCCTGAAGCAGctcctcccctccttcgCGGACCGTCCTTTCCTCAATACCCGGATCTGCTGGTACACAGATAC TCCCAGAGGCGACTTCATAATCACCCACCATCCATCGCACCCACACCTCGTCCTTGCAACTGGTGGCAGCGGCCACGCATACAAATTCTTCCCACTTATCGGCGAAAAGGTGGTCGATGCGCTGGAGGGTAAGCTCGCACCCGAACTGCGCGCGCTCTGGGACTGGCCGGAGGCTGTGGACGAGGCCCACTTTGACGGAACAGAGGATGGAAGTCGTTCAGGGGATAAGCGGCTGCTGCTTTTGGATGAGTTGGCGAAGGGGCAGAAAGCGAAGCGGGAGAGTGCGTTGTAG
- a CDS encoding putative pre-RNA splicing factor Srp2 (transcript_id=CADANIAT00005417), with protein MTEVSSTRLYLGNLPRNVTKQDIEEHFSTHGTGKITEIKLMNGFGFIEYEDAMDARDIVPAFHGSDFKGERLTVQFARGPRRKENFPVPTDRPNLPRPRRTIFRMIISGLPETSWQDLKDFARQSGLDVVYSETGREPGRGIVEFETANDLKTAVEKLDGREFKGTRVTCVPDIQPYDDRPYRDPYRSRSPRRGYPPMDEYDRRYSVPRGYSPRSHYRERSPIPMRRDYYGDGYGRRTPPRPRMEDYPPPRRPYEDPYGPPPPPRYDDPYAAPPRPYGRPRSPPRGDYAPYDRRYW; from the exons ATGACTGAGGTCTCTTCCACCCGACTCTATCTCGGGAACCTTCCCCGCAATG TGACCAAACAGGATATCGAAGAGCATTTCAGCACCCATGGTACTGGAAAGATCACAGAGATCAAGCTTATGAATGGCTTTGGATTCATAGAATACGAAGACGCGATGGATGCAAGAGATATTGTTCCTG CATTCC ACGGAAGTGATTTCAAAGGCGAGCGCCTCACCGTGCAATTTGCCAGGGGACCCCGGCGCAAGGAAAATTTTCCAGTTCCCACGGACCGTCCAAATCTCCCTCGTCCGCGACGTACTATTTTCCGTATGATAATTTCCGGTCTCCCGGAAACAAGCTGGCAG GACCTTAAAGACTTTGCCCGTCAGTCTGGCTTGGATGTCGTCTATTCGGAGACTGGCCGTGAGCCTGGAAGAGG GATTGTCGAATTTGAGACTGCCAATGACCTGAAAACTGCGGTCGAGAAGCTCGATGGCCGAGAGTTTAAAGGGACCAGAGTAACCTGTGTACCCGAT ATTCAGCCGTACGATGATCGCCCTTACCGTGATCCATACCGATCCCGGTCCCCCCGTCGGGGTTATCCACCGATGGATGAGTACGACCGCAGATATTCGGTGCCACGCGGCTACAGCCCGCGTAGCCATTACCGCGAACGGTCCCCAATTCCCATGCGCCGGGACTACTATGGTGATGGCTACGGACGCCGCACCCCCCCTCGCCCTAGGATGGAGGACTATCCTCCCCCACGTCGTCCATATGAAGACCCTTATGgcccaccacctccgcccCGGTATGATGATCCGTACGCTGCTCCTCCGCGGCCTTACGGACGACCTCGGTCCCCGCCACGGGGTGACTATGCTCCGTATGATCGCCGCTACTGGTAG
- a CDS encoding protein folA (transcript_id=CADANIAT00005416) → MAEQRVNVHIPSRPAVLDSVRLRNIQLPLPAAPDPWHRNGKPQPCTASLKLSYSSAVAAANADDVSLSLDYGKLYRRLEEDIRNMTAGSKPSGTTPGQHMISVDGSRREEMMRAELGQDVRLTAGIVANCGLGLLDETAAGVRRMAHVHQSRRRSSASASEARAANFNSSTSSSSTGGPIDDVYGQCEVWLHLPKALLRAENGLHYRSSTVWGYRQGSTAGSDVSSSERCPVVLEEGFRIEGIRCYCILGVNSHERVEKQAVIISLEFKGPGQLAWGSTVVDTYQAMTRAVAERVEETSFQTVEALATFVARIVTVDYANERVTVRVEKPSALAFVEASGVEVTRSQAFFERTA, encoded by the exons ATGGCTGAGCAACGGGTTAACGTTCACATACCATCCCGCCCCGCCGTTCTCGACAGCGTTCGCCTCCGCAATATCCAACTCCCTCTTCCCGCAGCGCCAGACCCATGGCACCGCAACGGTAAACCTCAGCCGTGCACTGCATCGCTGAAGCTCTCCTACTCCTCCGCCGTGGCAGCCGCAAATGCCGATGatgtctctctctctctcgacTACGGGAAGCTCTATCGCCGACTGGAAGAGGATATCCGCAACATGACAGCGGGAAGCAAACCCAGCGGGACCACGCCCGGGCAGCATATGATTAGCGTTGACGGAAGCCGGCGCGAGGAGATGATGAGGGCGGAACTCGGCCAGGATGTGCGTCTGACCGCGGGAATTGTCGCCAATTGTGGTCTGGGACTGCTCGATGAGACGGCAGCTGGGGTTCGACGGATGGCTCACGTGCATCAAAGTCGACGGAGGAGTAGCGCGTCTGCCTCTGAGGCGCGGGCTGCGAACTTCAATAGTAGCacttcctcgtcatctaCTGGCGGGCCTATCGATGATGTTTATGGCCAGTGTGAAGTGTGGCTGCATCTACCAAAGGCTCTGTTACGTGCCGAGAACGGGCTTCATTACCGCAGTTCTACGGTTTGGGGGTATAGACAAGGGAGCACTGCTGGGAGCGATGTAAGTAGTTCAGAGCGGTGCCCTGTGGTTTTGGAAGAGGGGTTTCGTATCGAAGGGATTCGGTGCTACTGTATCCTGGGTGTGAACTCGCACGAGCGGGTTGAGAAGCAGGCGGTGATTATCTCACTGGAATTCAAAGGACCAGGACAGTTGGCTTGGGGCTCAACTGTGGTGGATACCTATCAGGCGATGACGagggctgttgctgag CGCGTTGAAGAGACTTCATTCCAAACAGTTGAGGCGCTGGCTACGTTCGTAGCCCGCATTGTAACAGTGGACTATGCCAATGAAAGGGTGACCGTAAGGGTTGAAAAGCCCAGTGCGCTCGCATTCGTGGAGGCTTCTGGCGTGGAAGTGACTCGGTCCCAGGCATTCTTTGAGAGAACTGCATGA
- a CDS encoding TATA-binding protein (transcript_id=CADANIAT00005419), giving the protein MDSLTTHPATAQQARAFTSPSSLSFPGGTAFPGGADLTPPSDKDANMATNGQSANGNVNGQQQGANAANGNGVMPATPAATPGASAPGSGIVPTLQNIVATVNLDCRLDLKTIALHARNAEYNPKRFAAVIMRIREPKTTALIFASGKMVVTGAKSEDDSKLASRKYARIIQKLGFNAKFTDFKIQNIVGSCDIKFPIRLEGLASRHHNFSSYEPELFPGLIYRMMKPKIVLLIFVSGKIVLTGAKVREEIYQAFELIYPVLSGKLPTFDIRTPANFGTDFRKV; this is encoded by the exons ATGGACTCGCTCACTACTCATCCTGCCACTGCCCAACAGGCTCGTGCCTTCACTTCTCCCTCGTCGCTGTCTTTCCCTGGCGGCACTGCCTTCCCTGGTGGTGCTGACCTGACACCGCCTTCCGATAAGGATGCGAATATGGCCACTAATGGTCAGAGCGCGAATGGAAATGTGAatggccagcagcagggAGCAAATGCCGCTAACGGCAATGGGGTGATGCCCGCTACTCCAGCTGCGACCCCTGGTGCCAGCGCTCCAGGGAGTGGTATCGTGCCTACCTTGCA AAACATTGTCGCTACAGTCAACCTTGATTGTCGTCTTGATCTCAAGACTATTGCGCTGCACGCCAGAAATGCGGAATACAACCCTAAG CGTTTCGCGGCCGTTATCATGCGTATTCGGGAACCCAAGACGACTGCGTTGATCTTCGCCTCTGGCAAGATGGTGGTTACTGGTGCCAAGTCGGAAGACGATTCCAAGTTGGCTTCGAGGAAGTACGCTCGTATCATCCAGAAGTTGGGCTTCAATGCCAAGTTCACAGATTTCAAAATCCAGAACATTGTGGGGTCCTGCGATATCAAATTTCCAATTCGTTTGGAAGGTCTGGCGAGTCGTCACCACAACTTCAGTTCCTACGAACCGGAGCTGTTCCCAGGTCTTATTTACCGTATGATGAAGCCAAAGATCGTCCTCTTGATCTTCGTCAGCGGAAAAATTGTCCTGACCGGAGCCAAAGTCCGTGAAGAGATCTATCAGGCTTTCGAACTCATCTACCCTGTGCTCTCTGGTAAGCTTCCCACGTTCGATATCCGAACACCCGCTAATTTTGGTACAGATTTCCGCAAGGTCTAA
- a CDS encoding electron-transferring-flavoprotein dehydrogenase (transcript_id=CADANIAT00005418), protein MASRGVVLRLLRRETRPSPSRLSRPSSSLCISSRGSIATSGRRASVRCSAHSRPIQVRAFSQSISRNLTDENGHFDPRQVERESDEVDVCIVGGGPAGLSAAIRLKQLANEAGNEEFRVIVLEKAGEIGAHVLSGNVLEPSALEELFPDWLSEDNPSRFEGATPAKEDKMRFLTKNSSIPIPAPPQMNNHGNYIISLNELTKWLGERAEELGVEVYAGFAASEIVYNSDGSVKGVATNDLGVARDGQAKDTFERGMEFHARVTLLGEGCHGSLTKQVTKRYDLRRDSQPQTYGIGIKEVWEIQPEKFKSGEITHSMGYPLPKDTYGGAWMYHFGENMVSIGLVVGLDYPNPWLSPYGEFQKLKHHPLYREVLEGGKCISYGARALNEGGYQSIPKCAFPGGALIGDSAGFLNVPKIKGTHTAMRSAILAAESTFAALRNDAGGTVFLFDYEDSLRKSSIWKELYEVRNMRPSFSTPLGIYGGILYSGLEAYIFRGHTPWTLKHHGTDAAATKLASECEKIEYPKPDGKISFDILTSVSRTGTNHEEDQPVHLQVEDWDKHTDIAWPKYKGVENRFCPAGVYEYVEDSSKPHGVRFQINAQNCIHCKTCDIKVPTQDINWQTPQGGEGPKYFKT, encoded by the exons ATGGCTTCAAGAGGAGTCGTGCTGCGCCTATTGAGGCGTGAGACTCGGCCTAGCCCCTCTAGGCTTTCAAGACCATCGTCATCGTTATGCATCAGTTCTCGCGGCTCAATCGCAACATCAGGTAGACGGGCGAGTGTCCGCTGCTCAGCACACTCCAGGCCGATCCAGGTTCGCGCATTTTCGCAGTCGATCTCAAGGAATCTCACCGATGAGAACGGTCACTTTGATCCCCGGCAGGTTGAGCGGGAGTCGGACGAGGTAGACGTCTGCATTGTCGGCGGTG GTCCTGCTGGTCTTAGCGCTGCAATTCGATTAAAACAACTTGCCAATGAAGCCGGAAACGAAGAATTTCGCGTTATCGTCCTAGAGAAGGCTGGTGAGATTGGCGCTCATGTTTTATCCGGCAATGTGCTCGAACCTTCAGCTCTGGAAGAGTTATTTCCGGACTGGCTGTCGGAGGATAACCCTTCCCGTTTTGAAGGCGCCACCCCGGCCAAGGAGGATAAGATGCGGTTCTTGACGAAAAATTCGTCGATCCCGATTCCTGCGCCACCACAAATGAACAATCATGGGAATTATATCATCAGTCTGAACGAGTTGACAAAGTGGCTCGGCGAGCgggctgaggagctgggagTGGAAGTATACGCCGGATTTGCTGCCAGTGAAATCGTTTACAACTCGGACGGTTCAGTAAAGGGTGTGGCAACCAACGATCTCGGTGTTGCTCGGGATGGTCAAGCCAAAGATACGTTTGAACGGGGAATGGAGTTCCATGCTCGTGTCACGCTTCTTGGAGAAGGCTGTCACGGTAGCTTGACCAAGCAAGTTACCAAGAGGTACGATCTCAGACGGGACAGCCAGCCGCAAACATATGGAATCGGTATTAAGGAGGTGTGGGAAATTCAGCCGGAGAAGTTCAAGTCGGGCGAGATTACACATTCCATGGGATACCCGCTGCCAAAGGATACCTACGGCGGTGCTTGGATGTATCACTTTGGTGAAAACATGGTCAGCATTGGTTTAGTAGTCGGTCTTGATTATCCGAACCCGTGGTTGTCGCCCTATGGAGAgttccagaagctcaagcaTCATCCTCTGTATCGCGAGGTCTTGGAGGGTGGAAAGTGCATTTCCTACGGTGCTCGAGCATTGAACGAAGGTGGTTACCAGTCAATCCCTAAGTGTGCGTTCCCCGGAGGTGCCTTGATTGGTGATAGCGCAGGTTTCCTCAATGTCCCCAAGATCAAGGGCACGCATACGGCGATGAGGTCGGCGATCTTGGCAGCAGAGTCTACGTTCGCCGCCCTGAGAAATGACGCGGGTGGCACTGTGTTCCTATTCGACTACGAGGACTCACTCCGTAAGTCTTCGATTTGGAAGGAGCTGTACGAGGTCCGAAACATGCGACCGTCTTTCAGCACACCCCTCGGTATCTACGGAGGTATTTTGTATTCCGGCCTTGAGGCTTACATTTTCCGCGGCCACACCCCGTGGACGCTCAAACACCACGGCACAGATGCGGCAGCCACTAAGCTGGCATCTGAATGCGAGAAGATCGAGTATCCTAAGCCCGATGGCAAGATCTCTTTTGATATCCTGACTAGTGTGAGCCGAACGGGTACCAACCACGAAGAAGACCAGCCGGTGCACTTGCAAGTGGAAGACTGGGACAAGCACACGGACATTGCCTGGCCCAAGTACAAGGGAGTTGAGAATCGCTTCTGCCCGGCTGGGGTGTACGAATATGTGGAGGATTCAAGTAAACCGCACGGGGTTCGGTTTCAGATCAACGCTCAGAA CTGCATTCATTGCAAAACATGTGATATCAAGGTCCCAACCCAGGACATCAACTGGCAAACCCCCCAGGGCGGAGAAGGTCCCAAGTACTTTAAGACATAA